The Leptolyngbya sp. 'hensonii' genomic interval GCATGACGAACACTGGCTTCTGCCTGCTTAGCCTTGCCTTCTGCCTGATCTTTGGTGTCTCCGGTTACCTTACCGATCGCTTCCTGAACTTTACCTTCAATGTTTTTTGCTGTGGCTTTTGCTCTATCTTCGAGAGTCATGATATGTCTCCTTACCTATCTAGAAAATGATCAGAAATCATCGCGTCAACACCTATGAGATTACTGATTGAATGCCGCAAATCTCATCTACCAGGAGACTGGATTGTGAATCTAATAACTACTTCTAGAAAGG includes:
- a CDS encoding CsbD family protein, yielding MTLEDRAKATAKNIEGKVQEAIGKVTGDTKDQAEGKAKQAEASVRHAVEDVKDEVRKAAE